A genome region from Geobacter pickeringii includes the following:
- a CDS encoding FkbM family methyltransferase: protein MKITVFESVQELKRFFGFQRDGIIIENDIDLVESECDFFERKRRDAEVLTTLSANCAGACLEIGTSHGRSTAELASNNPTNIVYTVNLLPEQISAEEKFITHLLTKEEIGSYYRGHNLNNVEQIYANTFAWTVPAKISELGLVFVDGNHDTKAVFSDTSLIYERVRNGGFILWHDFSPPLRGKYEWINAVMTGVEQFLESKSLDVEIFHLKNSWIGFIKINKAKSIATDPAVPSPPSPECFLTDREYWSDKHSAAFTPWTVNGMLFSSILEQYLPVNEHYTCAEIGAYPGTNLCYLAKRFNYKPIAVEFSDYADNIESLFKFNGIANYEVINEDFFKVTGKQYDVVTSFGFIEHFNNYPEAIKKHFDLLKPGGYLVISVPRFDGFQGALFELAFESNVFNDMIAAHNLKITDINELKHTVSQFTDSILYCDYANDGILYYDWNHPKLKDDKRWLIHFINKISGTLGRSLPADQFFSPYILLIARKPDHAFIPSTTTIATALQSASLKLSAGDYPGAISVLEECIRRFPEYLETYQILAELHLEMGQTAKAEQTLLTALDISPQHVDLFEKLRTIYRASGNPDKLKVLDRHMSLWHPENFGAPSSGTQQPPPHPMPAPQSGPGNESLFPTSYPVTILEQDQNIITCSANGNRWKLDATQFVDREILSKGVFEPESTYWVNHILKEGMTVLDVGANFGYFTVQFSRLVGNTGRVYAFEPSDHFHRRLSEHLRLNECSNVTVLKMGLSDVKEDLQLLIDDSTATLYWHDDAKKPVAIETIHLETLDSYVEAAGLSKIDFIKIDIDGTEPRFIAGAQKTLKKFKPVLLIEFAQLVLMAAGSDVPALAKQLKDLGYTFYSETTGQPFTSEAQFLREAMNCSHSVNIICIPSKG, encoded by the coding sequence ATGAAAATAACGGTATTCGAATCTGTACAGGAACTGAAACGTTTCTTTGGGTTTCAGCGGGACGGCATAATCATCGAGAACGATATTGATCTCGTTGAGTCGGAATGTGATTTCTTCGAAAGAAAGCGAAGAGATGCCGAAGTTCTCACTACGTTATCCGCCAACTGCGCTGGAGCGTGCCTTGAGATCGGGACCTCCCACGGCAGGAGCACCGCAGAACTTGCCTCAAACAACCCAACCAACATCGTTTACACCGTCAATCTTCTGCCCGAGCAGATTTCTGCTGAAGAAAAGTTCATAACCCATCTTCTCACCAAAGAAGAGATAGGGTCGTATTATCGTGGCCACAACCTCAACAATGTCGAGCAAATATACGCCAACACCTTCGCGTGGACGGTACCTGCCAAAATCTCGGAATTAGGGCTCGTATTTGTCGACGGGAACCATGACACAAAAGCCGTTTTTTCGGATACGAGCTTGATTTACGAACGAGTGCGGAATGGCGGTTTTATCCTGTGGCACGACTTTTCGCCCCCCCTGAGGGGCAAATACGAATGGATAAATGCCGTAATGACTGGCGTGGAACAATTCCTGGAGAGCAAGTCTCTCGACGTAGAGATTTTTCACCTTAAGAATTCCTGGATCGGCTTTATCAAAATAAACAAGGCAAAATCAATCGCAACAGATCCGGCAGTGCCATCACCCCCGTCGCCAGAGTGCTTTTTGACCGACAGGGAATACTGGAGCGACAAACATTCTGCTGCCTTTACCCCCTGGACTGTCAACGGAATGCTTTTTTCTTCAATCCTTGAGCAATATCTCCCGGTCAATGAACATTATACCTGTGCAGAAATAGGGGCGTATCCGGGGACAAACCTTTGCTACCTGGCGAAACGATTCAACTACAAGCCAATCGCCGTGGAATTCAGTGATTATGCAGACAACATCGAATCACTCTTCAAATTCAATGGCATTGCAAACTATGAAGTAATAAATGAGGATTTTTTCAAGGTAACCGGCAAACAATACGACGTCGTCACTTCGTTCGGCTTTATTGAACACTTCAACAATTACCCTGAAGCAATAAAAAAACATTTCGACCTGCTTAAGCCAGGGGGATACCTCGTCATTTCAGTGCCGCGCTTCGACGGATTCCAAGGAGCTCTTTTTGAGCTTGCCTTCGAGTCGAACGTATTCAACGACATGATTGCGGCTCACAATCTCAAGATCACTGACATCAACGAGTTGAAGCATACCGTATCACAGTTTACCGACTCCATACTCTACTGTGATTATGCCAATGACGGAATTTTATACTATGACTGGAATCATCCGAAGCTCAAAGATGACAAACGCTGGCTTATCCATTTTATCAACAAGATTTCCGGAACACTAGGCCGCTCACTACCAGCAGATCAATTCTTCAGCCCCTATATATTACTGATCGCCCGAAAGCCTGATCACGCTTTCATTCCCAGCACCACAACCATTGCCACGGCACTTCAATCTGCTTCACTGAAATTATCTGCAGGCGATTACCCCGGAGCGATTTCTGTTCTCGAAGAGTGCATTCGACGGTTCCCTGAATACCTCGAAACCTATCAGATTCTTGCCGAACTGCACCTTGAGATGGGCCAGACGGCCAAGGCGGAGCAAACTCTATTGACCGCCCTGGACATAAGCCCTCAGCATGTCGATTTATTCGAAAAACTTCGCACTATCTATCGTGCCAGCGGCAATCCCGACAAGTTGAAGGTGCTGGATCGACATATGTCGCTTTGGCACCCCGAAAACTTCGGGGCGCCCTCGTCCGGGACGCAGCAGCCACCCCCACACCCGATGCCGGCCCCGCAGAGCGGCCCTGGTAACGAGTCCCTGTTCCCGACATCGTATCCGGTCACTATCCTTGAGCAGGACCAGAACATCATCACATGCTCAGCCAATGGCAACAGATGGAAACTGGATGCCACCCAATTCGTTGACCGAGAGATCCTCTCGAAAGGAGTGTTCGAACCCGAATCCACGTATTGGGTGAACCATATCCTCAAGGAAGGGATGACGGTACTCGACGTAGGCGCAAACTTCGGATATTTCACCGTACAGTTCAGCAGACTGGTCGGCAATACCGGCCGGGTATATGCCTTTGAGCCCTCCGATCACTTTCACCGCCGATTGAGTGAGCACCTGAGACTCAATGAATGCTCAAACGTCACCGTATTGAAGATGGGGCTTTCAGACGTCAAAGAGGATCTGCAGCTCCTTATCGATGATTCGACAGCGACTCTCTACTGGCACGATGACGCAAAAAAACCCGTTGCCATCGAAACCATACACCTGGAGACACTTGACAGCTATGTCGAAGCCGCCGGTCTGAGCAAAATCGATTTTATCAAGATTGACATTGACGGCACTGAACCGAGATTTATTGCCGGAGCACAAAAAACATTGAAAAAATTCAAGCCCGTGCTCCTGATCGAATTCGCCCAACTTGTGCTCATGGCGGCCGGAAGCGACGTCCCGGCCCTTGCGAAACAATTGAAGGACCTTGGTTACACCTTCTATTCGGAAACGACAGGACAACCGTTCACCAGCGAGGCCCAATTCCTGCGAGAGGCAATGAACTGCTCTCACAGTGTGAACATCATCTGCATCCCTTCAAAAGGCTAA
- a CDS encoding flagellar protein FlaG — MSVQPSSGTGSVTSVVVNPTPAKLATPEEQRPTAFVELPEVAVKQPTPAEEEKALKKAAEKINEFIESMATDLQFSFDKDADRMVVKVLSRKDGEVIRQIPSREALEIAKALDTLTGLIIRKKA; from the coding sequence ATGAGTGTGCAACCGAGCAGCGGGACGGGATCCGTGACCAGCGTCGTCGTCAATCCGACGCCGGCAAAGCTGGCCACTCCCGAGGAGCAGCGGCCGACGGCCTTCGTGGAACTTCCTGAGGTGGCGGTGAAGCAGCCTACGCCGGCCGAGGAGGAGAAGGCCCTCAAAAAGGCGGCGGAGAAGATCAATGAGTTCATCGAATCGATGGCCACGGATCTGCAGTTCTCCTTCGACAAGGACGCTGACCGGATGGTGGTGAAGGTTCTGTCGCGCAAGGACGGCGAGGTGATCAGGCAGATCCCTTCCCGGGAAGCCCTCGAGATCGCCAAGGCGCTCGATACGTTGACGGGGCTGATCATCCGCAAAAAGGCCTGA
- a CDS encoding HDOD domain-containing protein, whose product MNKELETLIMSAVDLPTIPLVATKVIEMMEQEDVTVELIAKTVSSDPAVAARILKLSNSAYYGCQRQINTLSAAIMLLGFKTLKSLVVAVSLKQICKRFGLTEKMLWEHSVGAALAARIIASRGRFINEEAGFLAGLFHDIGKTIMNDQNPRTFQEVMMRSYNEGVPFEEVERSLYPFSHADVGALVIKKWNFPDPLSTAVMYHHHFTTAPITDQYDLFLTATTSLADKFCQRLGIGDRVADETLNLAVLPEAQLLGYTPDTIGDDLETFQQTFEENKSFFLND is encoded by the coding sequence ATGAACAAAGAGCTCGAAACACTCATCATGTCCGCCGTCGACCTTCCGACGATCCCCCTGGTGGCCACCAAGGTCATCGAGATGATGGAGCAGGAAGACGTCACCGTCGAACTGATCGCCAAGACCGTCTCCTCCGACCCGGCCGTGGCGGCCCGGATCCTCAAGCTCTCCAACTCCGCCTACTACGGCTGCCAGCGGCAGATCAACACCCTCTCCGCCGCCATCATGCTGCTGGGGTTCAAGACCCTGAAGAGCCTCGTGGTGGCGGTGTCGCTGAAGCAGATCTGCAAGCGGTTCGGCCTCACGGAAAAGATGCTCTGGGAGCACTCCGTCGGCGCCGCTTTGGCCGCCCGCATCATCGCCTCCCGCGGCAGGTTTATCAACGAAGAGGCCGGCTTCCTCGCAGGGCTCTTCCACGACATCGGCAAGACCATCATGAACGACCAGAACCCGCGCACGTTCCAGGAAGTCATGATGCGCTCCTACAACGAGGGGGTCCCTTTCGAGGAGGTCGAGCGGAGCCTCTACCCCTTCTCCCATGCCGACGTCGGCGCCCTCGTCATCAAGAAGTGGAACTTTCCCGACCCCCTCTCCACCGCCGTCATGTACCACCACCACTTCACCACCGCGCCGATCACCGACCAGTACGACCTCTTCCTCACCGCCACCACAAGCCTCGCCGACAAGTTCTGCCAGAGGCTCGGCATCGGCGACCGCGTCGCCGACGAAACGCTCAACCTGGCGGTGCTCCCCGAGGCCCAGCTCCTCGGCTACACCCCCGACACCATCGGGGACGACCTCGAAACGTTCCAGCAGACCTTCGAAGAGAACAAGAGCTTCTTTCTGAACGACTGA
- the yihA gene encoding ribosome biogenesis GTP-binding protein YihA/YsxC — protein MHVTSAEFVKSATKPANYPPEEFPEVAFAGRSNVGKSSLINVLVNRKGLVRTSSTPGRTQLLNFFLVNGGLMLVDLPGYGFAKVPLAVKKQWGPMMETYLASRRTLGCVVLILDIRRVPTEEDCQMLQWLRAYDIPTLVVVTKCDKVSKNERAKQAAVIARETGLPRDEMLFFSALSREGKDAVWGRIGELLAARAPAAVAD, from the coding sequence ATGCATGTAACCAGCGCGGAATTTGTCAAAAGCGCGACGAAGCCGGCCAACTATCCTCCGGAGGAGTTTCCGGAGGTCGCCTTCGCCGGCCGCTCCAATGTCGGAAAATCGTCACTGATCAACGTCCTCGTCAACCGCAAGGGGCTCGTCCGGACCAGCTCCACGCCGGGGCGGACCCAGCTCCTCAACTTCTTCCTCGTGAACGGGGGGCTGATGCTGGTGGACCTGCCGGGGTACGGCTTCGCCAAGGTGCCGCTGGCGGTGAAGAAGCAGTGGGGCCCCATGATGGAGACCTATCTCGCCTCCCGCCGCACCCTCGGCTGCGTGGTCCTCATCCTCGACATCCGGCGGGTGCCGACGGAGGAGGACTGTCAAATGCTCCAGTGGCTGCGGGCCTACGATATCCCGACGCTGGTGGTGGTGACCAAGTGCGACAAGGTGTCGAAGAACGAGCGTGCCAAGCAGGCGGCCGTCATCGCCCGGGAGACGGGGCTTCCCCGCGACGAGATGCTCTTCTTCTCGGCACTCTCCCGCGAGGGAAAGGACGCGGTCTGGGGACGGATCGGAGAGCTGCTGGCGGCCCGGGCGCCGGCGGCCGTGGCGGATTAG
- the cobU gene encoding bifunctional adenosylcobinamide kinase/adenosylcobinamide-phosphate guanylyltransferase — protein MARVIFITGGARSGKSRLAEELALGFGAPLGYVATGGAGDGEMAERIARHRARRGDQWTTVEEPRALAGVLAGIDGRFNAVLVDCVTLWLSNLLFAGDDSPLILDAVEKLTKHFPLLTTPLIIVSNEVGLGIVPENRLARQFRDLAGEANELIAAAADEVYVTFSGLPLKLKG, from the coding sequence ATGGCGCGGGTGATTTTCATAACGGGCGGAGCTCGCAGCGGCAAGAGCCGCCTGGCCGAGGAGCTGGCCCTCGGCTTCGGGGCCCCCCTGGGGTATGTCGCCACCGGCGGGGCCGGCGACGGTGAGATGGCGGAGCGGATCGCCCGGCACCGGGCGCGGCGCGGCGACCAGTGGACCACCGTGGAGGAGCCCCGCGCCCTTGCCGGCGTCCTTGCCGGCATCGACGGCCGCTTCAACGCGGTCCTTGTGGACTGCGTCACCCTCTGGCTGAGCAACCTCCTCTTTGCCGGGGACGATTCGCCCCTCATTCTGGATGCTGTCGAAAAATTGACGAAACACTTTCCGCTCTTGACAACCCCCCTCATCATCGTCTCCAACGAGGTGGGGCTGGGGATCGTCCCGGAAAACCGTCTCGCCCGCCAGTTCCGCGACCTGGCAGGGGAGGCGAACGAACTGATTGCCGCGGCGGCCGATGAGGTGTACGTCACCTTCAGCGGGCTGCCGTTGAAGCTCAAAGGGTAA
- the cobT gene encoding nicotinate-nucleotide--dimethylbenzimidazole phosphoribosyltransferase, which produces MKLLNEALSKIQPVDPALLAQAQAKLDNKTKPIGSLGRLEEFARRYAAISGTLEPSTWKKVIFTFAADHGVVAEGVSAFPKEVTVQMVHNFLAGGAGVNVLANHVRAEVLVVDIGVDHDFGDTPGLIGRKIARGTRNLAQGPAMTREEAIAALEVGIELANGCKKEGIAMAGTGEMGIGNTTPSSAIVAAFTGRSVADLTHRGTGINDSALNNKVRVIEQALAVNRPDPADPIDVLAKVGGLEIAGIAGLVLGCAANRIPVVVDGFISTAGALVASELHPAVKEYLFAAHQSVEIGHAVMLERLGADPILDLKMRLGEGTGAALAMGLIEAGVKILKEMATFEEAGVAEGEY; this is translated from the coding sequence ATGAAACTGCTGAACGAAGCCCTGTCAAAAATCCAGCCGGTGGACCCGGCACTGCTTGCCCAGGCCCAGGCGAAGCTCGACAACAAGACCAAGCCCATCGGCTCCCTGGGGCGGCTTGAGGAGTTCGCCCGGCGCTACGCCGCCATCTCCGGCACTCTTGAACCCTCCACCTGGAAAAAGGTGATCTTCACCTTCGCCGCCGACCACGGGGTGGTGGCGGAAGGGGTCTCCGCCTTCCCCAAGGAGGTGACGGTCCAGATGGTACACAACTTCCTCGCCGGCGGCGCGGGGGTGAACGTCCTGGCCAACCATGTGCGGGCCGAGGTGCTGGTGGTGGATATCGGCGTCGACCACGACTTCGGCGACACCCCCGGCCTCATCGGCCGCAAGATCGCCCGCGGCACCCGCAACCTCGCCCAGGGGCCGGCCATGACCCGGGAAGAGGCCATCGCCGCCCTGGAGGTGGGGATCGAGCTGGCCAACGGCTGCAAGAAGGAGGGGATCGCCATGGCGGGGACCGGCGAGATGGGGATCGGCAACACCACCCCCTCCTCGGCCATCGTCGCCGCCTTCACCGGCCGCTCCGTTGCCGACCTGACCCACCGTGGGACCGGGATCAACGACTCTGCCCTCAACAACAAGGTCCGGGTCATCGAGCAGGCCCTCGCCGTGAACCGCCCCGACCCGGCCGACCCCATCGACGTTCTCGCCAAGGTGGGGGGGCTGGAGATCGCCGGCATCGCCGGGCTCGTCCTCGGCTGCGCCGCCAACCGGATTCCGGTGGTGGTGGACGGCTTCATCTCCACCGCCGGGGCCCTCGTGGCGTCCGAGCTCCATCCTGCCGTGAAGGAGTATCTCTTCGCCGCCCACCAGTCGGTGGAGATCGGCCATGCCGTCATGCTGGAGCGGCTCGGCGCCGATCCGATCCTCGACCTCAAGATGCGTCTCGGAGAGGGGACCGGAGCGGCCCTCGCCATGGGGCTCATCGAGGCCGGGGTCAAGATCCTGAAGGAGATGGCCACCTTCGAAGAGGCCGGGGTGGCGGAAGGGGAATATTGA
- the cobS gene encoding adenosylcobinamide-GDP ribazoletransferase: protein MRLYLIAIQFLTIIPLPLRLRWEEHDLGRSMAVFPLAGLTIGGMLAAGDALLAPYLPRPVADLLLVALLAGVTGALHHDGLADVCDGLAARGGRERFLAVMKDSRVGAVGVVGLVVGLLLKYEAILALPPEVKRQALLFFPVVARFAQVQMTVGSQRARSDGLGAACIAGAGIPQFVAAYALTLAAAYFLFGTRGIACCLVLYLFTWGIRRWAHHRLGGVTGDVIGCASELNEIFALLIIVGMFHGVTV, encoded by the coding sequence TTGAGACTCTACCTCATCGCCATCCAGTTCCTCACCATCATCCCGCTGCCGCTGCGGCTCCGGTGGGAGGAGCACGACCTGGGGCGCTCCATGGCCGTCTTCCCCCTGGCGGGGCTCACCATCGGCGGGATGCTGGCGGCGGGTGACGCGCTTCTGGCGCCGTATCTCCCCCGGCCGGTGGCGGATCTCCTCCTCGTGGCGCTCCTGGCGGGGGTGACCGGGGCGCTCCACCACGACGGCCTGGCCGATGTCTGCGACGGCCTGGCGGCCCGGGGGGGGCGGGAGCGGTTCCTGGCGGTGATGAAGGATTCGCGCGTCGGCGCCGTCGGCGTGGTGGGGCTTGTGGTCGGGCTGCTGCTCAAGTACGAGGCGATCCTCGCCCTCCCGCCGGAGGTGAAGCGGCAGGCGCTCCTCTTCTTTCCGGTCGTGGCCCGCTTCGCCCAGGTACAGATGACCGTCGGTTCGCAACGGGCGCGGAGCGACGGCCTTGGCGCCGCCTGCATCGCCGGCGCGGGGATTCCCCAGTTCGTCGCCGCCTACGCCCTGACCCTCGCCGCGGCCTATTTCCTCTTCGGCACCCGGGGAATCGCCTGCTGCCTCGTCCTCTACCTCTTCACCTGGGGGATCCGGCGCTGGGCCCACCACCGCCTCGGCGGGGTGACGGGGGACGTCATCGGCTGTGCCAGTGAGTTGAACGAAATTTTCGCCCTCCTCATCATCGTGGGGATGTTTCACGGAGTAACCGTATGA
- the cobC gene encoding alpha-ribazole phosphatase, whose protein sequence is MTPKTRIYLIRHGEVEGAGGGIRRYNGQTDVGLSARGKAMYHDLKERFAGTRIAACYTSDLTRCAWGAEVLGAHLGVTPVRHPELRELNMGSWEGRSWDELVARHPEEWQARLADVVNYRVPGGENALDVHRRVMPVINGIVERHRGEEVLVVAHGGVNRVILLNAIGAPLSSLFAIEQTYCCLNIIDYFADGNTVVKLVNG, encoded by the coding sequence ATGACACCGAAGACGCGCATCTATCTCATCCGCCACGGCGAGGTGGAAGGGGCGGGGGGGGGGATCCGCCGCTACAACGGCCAGACCGATGTGGGGCTCTCCGCGCGGGGCAAGGCGATGTACCACGACCTCAAGGAGCGCTTCGCCGGCACCCGGATCGCGGCCTGCTACACGAGCGATCTTACCCGCTGCGCCTGGGGGGCGGAGGTTCTCGGCGCCCACCTGGGGGTGACGCCGGTGCGGCATCCGGAGCTGCGGGAGCTGAACATGGGGAGCTGGGAGGGGCGGAGCTGGGACGAGCTCGTGGCCCGGCACCCCGAGGAGTGGCAGGCGCGCCTGGCCGACGTGGTCAACTACCGCGTCCCCGGCGGGGAGAACGCGCTCGACGTCCACCGGCGGGTGATGCCGGTCATCAACGGGATCGTGGAGCGTCACCGGGGGGAGGAGGTCCTGGTGGTGGCCCACGGCGGGGTGAACCGGGTCATCCTCCTGAACGCCATCGGTGCGCCGCTCTCCAGCCTCTTCGCCATCGAACAGACCTACTGCTGCCTGAACATCATCGACTATTTCGCCGACGGCAATACCGTGGTGAAACTAGTGAACGGGTGA